One window of Amaranthus tricolor cultivar Red isolate AtriRed21 chromosome 13, ASM2621246v1, whole genome shotgun sequence genomic DNA carries:
- the LOC130798177 gene encoding uncharacterized protein LOC130798177: MTMSYRGAWYFGSNAYDSQSSSNSDEEPQEIDAQQIEQQDQRKPRFTNELRHLILHEMLSLKVSDSLPHGTFVRIANKYGYTPRSIRNLWKRAIETKEENKPYVVDSKYKNCGRKRVQVLTNVLESKPMGERTCIRDVATCLDLAPTTVWRLIRRGEIKAHSNPLHPYLTDANKARRVEWILSLIQEDTIHHHPMYKGMYDFIHIDEKWFYLTKKTQRVYLAHKEKIPYRAGKSSKFIPKAMFLGAVARPRWNQYGQCTFDGKIGIFPFVSRVAAQRNSINRPRGSIEIKPTDSVTQEVYRSMLIEQLIPAILRKWPNDGPSIIFIQQDNARVHITNDDPIWQQNNRSIQSLMHKKMPKNMNELIKAVEDAFEELHPKNLTNVWISLQHNLNEILKVKGSNDYVQPHLGKKVQEDNGRLRIQVRVPSQLVRECVRFLNPSTN, encoded by the exons ATGACGATGAGCTACAGGGGGGCTTGGTATTTTGGATCAAATGCATATGATTCACAGTCTAGCTCCAATTCTGACGAGGAACCACAAGAAATTGAtgcacaacaaatagaacaacAAGATCAACGTAAACCAAGGTTTACAAATGAGTTGAGGCATCTCATTTTACATGAAATGTTGTCACTTAAAGTAAGTGACTCACTCCCACATGGTACATTCGTACGAATAGCAAACAAATACGGTTACACACCAAGATCAATTCGAAACTTATGGAAACGTGCAATTGAAACCAAAGAAGAAAACAAGCCTTATGTTGTCGACTCAAAGTACAAGAATTGTGGAAGAAAAAGAGTTCAAGTACTAACAAACGTACTTGAATCAAAACCAATGGGTGAACGTACATGCATAAGAGATGTTGCAACATGCTTAGACTTGGCACCAACAACGGTTTGGCGATTGATACGAAGGGGGGAGATTAAGGCACATTCAAATCCATTACACCCTTATTTAACGGATGCAAACAAGGCAAGAAGGGTTGAGTGGATTTTAAGTCTCATTCAAGAAGatacaattcatcatcatccaatgtATAAAGGTATGTATGACTTCATACATATTGatgaaaaatggttttacttaacCAAGAAGACACAAAGAGTTTATCTAGCACACAAAGAAAAAATTCCATATAGGGCGGGAAAGTcatcaaaattcattccaaaagCCATGTTTTTAGGGGCGGTTGCAAGGCCTAGATGGAATCAATATGGCCAATGCACATTTGATGGGAAAATCGGAATTTTCCCTTTTGTAAGTAGGGTTgcagcacaaagaaattcaattAACCGTCCAAGGGGGTCTATAGAAATTAAACCAACTGATTCGGTTACTCAGGAAGTTTATAGGAGCATGCTCATAGAACAATTAATTCCAgcaattcttagaaaatggccAAATGATGGTCCATCGATAATTTTCATccaacaagataatgcaagggTTCACATAACAAACGATGATCCAATTTGGCAACAAAACAACAG GAGCATACAATCACTTATGCATAAGAAAATGCCAAAGAACATGAATGAGTTAATAAAAGCAGTGGAAGATGCATTCGAAGAGTTACATCCAAAGAATTTAACCAATGTTTGGATTTCATTACAACACAACTTAAATGAAATCCTAAAGGTTAAAGGGTCTAATGACTATGTTCAGCCACACCTAGGGAAGAAAGTTCAAGAAGACAATGGAAGGTTACGAATACAAGTGCGAGTACCATCACAATTGGTTAGGGAATGTGTACGTTTCCTTAACCCAAGCACAAATTAG